From the Polaribacter gangjinensis genome, the window TTAATTTGTATCATGTTTAAAAAAGGCACCAAATTGTATAGTATTTTCAAGGCAAAATGCCCTAGATGTCATGAAGGTGAGTTCTATAAAAATAAGTTCAATTATCGACCTTCAAAAGTGACAGAAATACATTCTCATTGCCCGAATTGTAATTTGAAATACATGATGGAACCTTCATTTTTTTATGGTGCCATGTATGTAAATTATGGAATTACAGTGGCAATTTCTGTGGCTGTTTTTGTAATTACGAAAGTGTTTATTGAACTGAATTTATTACAATCTTTTTTAAGTATTTTCTTGGTTTTGGTAGTTTTAGCACCTTTTAATCTGAGACTTTCCAGAATTCTTTGGATCAATATGTTTGTAAGTTTTGATAAAAGATTTACGAAGAAAAA encodes:
- a CDS encoding DUF983 domain-containing protein, which encodes MTEIHSHCPNCNLKYMMEPSFFYGAMYVNYGITVAISVAVFVITKVFIELNLLQSFLSIFLVLVVLAPFNLRLSRILWINMFVSFDKRFTKKND